One Solibacillus isronensis DNA segment encodes these proteins:
- a CDS encoding SE1561 family protein has translation MKPITNKEQQVTYLKERLEIFLEVLDAIDPETTEIEDIDRLIQMMDDLEEKMDQFQSREDK, from the coding sequence ATGAAGCCAATTACAAACAAAGAACAACAAGTAACATATTTAAAAGAACGCCTGGAAATTTTCCTTGAAGTGCTTGATGCAATCGATCCTGAAACGACGGAAATTGAAGATATTGATCGCTTAATTCAAATGATGGATGATTTAGAAGAAAAAATGGATCAATTCCAATCCCGCGAAGATAAATAG